One part of the Neisseria zalophi genome encodes these proteins:
- a CDS encoding GNAT family N-acetyltransferase → MNHQYQQPQPLPPFHHVIVVGASERPNSVGERVLTHLLAAPFTGKITLVNLRHKTVGGMKAYSNVGRVPEAADAVLVLTRPESYESVLRSCIKQNIGYVVFAQDWDSLSDEEYKQAQAVLKKNRKTDIRIVVCHAASVQIPAIRLNAGVYPDMPVGTVGLISGHAAESVDMLACLRQAGLGVSCHVGLKYALSPTVSADIIEMLGRDAGTSLIVAEYNPNENLRRLFSVVRKVARRKPVILSVSGYADAEERAVLQALSRYSGCVVAFSREEFLAAVHVAAAKKQAADTLKVVANIPCGRLKTQADELDIALQLPDETQRPPENTEGYIGSNPSPLRFRECVENSLHHHQTEALLTVVSPAADKAADIIRLLADIQKQSDKPLLVSSPLSDGLMQFKDTDQALSAFGFQKKYKALKQLRQHVAKPWPSDVESPSVKEIKQAAEDLPQLLKTLYLPENHNEVQPLCARLIFRRHPYYGAVVFACSAGKTMAVLPPFTTLDAEQLIDKVELKRHHKTVYQWLYSLNAVVGQVPEIRSIQMEVYPDGKTHTECEIAETDDADDSETVLAAYPVALTHTFTLKNGQKARIRPLLPEDAEAKQDFVRHLSKEDRYTRYMTHLNELSPTMLAQACNLDYASEAAIVAEAVEDGTWLGVARFGSTEDRERCEFGISVAEAAQGQGLAVYLMKQIVGLAKQQGYSVMSAEILKQNVAMQKLAEKLGFALTPSPHDKDLLEAVFSLIEDEEKPVNNIKQNLKQQILALKL, encoded by the coding sequence ATGAACCATCAGTATCAGCAGCCACAGCCCCTGCCGCCTTTTCATCATGTGATTGTGGTCGGTGCCAGCGAACGCCCCAATAGTGTCGGCGAGCGGGTGCTTACTCATCTGCTGGCCGCCCCGTTTACCGGCAAAATCACACTGGTTAACCTGCGGCACAAAACCGTGGGCGGCATGAAAGCGTATAGCAATGTCGGCCGCGTGCCGGAAGCTGCCGATGCGGTTTTGGTGCTGACTCGGCCGGAAAGCTATGAGAGCGTGTTGCGGTCGTGTATCAAACAAAATATAGGCTATGTGGTTTTTGCCCAAGATTGGGACAGCCTTTCCGACGAAGAATATAAACAGGCACAAGCGGTATTGAAAAAGAATAGGAAAACCGATATACGGATTGTGGTTTGCCATGCTGCTTCGGTTCAGATTCCTGCTATACGCCTGAACGCAGGGGTTTATCCGGATATGCCGGTCGGCACAGTGGGGCTGATTAGCGGACATGCCGCCGAAAGCGTAGATATGCTGGCATGTTTACGGCAGGCGGGGTTGGGTGTTTCTTGCCATGTGGGTTTGAAATATGCCCTAAGCCCAACCGTTTCGGCCGATATTATCGAAATGTTGGGCAGGGATGCGGGCACAAGTTTAATCGTGGCGGAATACAATCCGAATGAAAATTTACGCCGTCTGTTTAGTGTCGTGCGCAAGGTGGCACGCCGTAAACCGGTGATTCTTTCGGTTAGCGGTTATGCCGATGCGGAAGAGCGGGCGGTATTGCAGGCATTGTCGCGTTATAGCGGCTGTGTGGTAGCATTTTCCCGCGAAGAATTTTTAGCCGCCGTGCATGTGGCCGCCGCGAAAAAACAAGCTGCCGATACATTGAAAGTCGTGGCCAATATTCCTTGCGGCCGTCTGAAAACGCAGGCCGACGAATTAGATATTGCTTTGCAGCTGCCCGATGAAACACAAAGACCGCCCGAAAATACCGAAGGTTATATCGGCAGCAATCCGTCGCCCCTGCGTTTCCGCGAATGTGTGGAAAACAGCCTGCATCATCATCAAACCGAAGCGTTATTGACAGTGGTTTCCCCCGCTGCCGATAAAGCCGCCGACATTATCCGCTTATTGGCGGATATACAAAAACAATCTGATAAGCCGTTGCTGGTTAGCAGTCCGCTTTCAGACGGCCTGATGCAGTTTAAAGACACTGATCAGGCATTGTCGGCATTTGGTTTCCAAAAAAAATACAAAGCATTGAAACAGCTTCGGCAGCATGTGGCGAAGCCGTGGCCGTCTGATGTGGAAAGCCCGTCTGTTAAAGAGATAAAGCAAGCGGCAGAGGATTTGCCGCAACTGCTGAAAACATTGTATCTGCCTGAAAACCATAACGAGGTACAACCATTGTGCGCCCGATTGATTTTCAGACGGCATCCGTATTATGGCGCGGTTGTGTTTGCCTGTTCGGCTGGTAAAACTATGGCCGTTCTGCCGCCGTTTACAACACTTGATGCCGAACAGCTGATTGATAAGGTTGAGTTAAAACGCCATCATAAAACGGTTTACCAATGGCTATACAGTTTAAATGCGGTTGTCGGGCAGGTGCCGGAAATCCGCTCGATACAGATGGAAGTGTATCCCGACGGCAAAACGCATACGGAATGTGAAATAGCGGAAACAGACGACGCAGACGATAGCGAAACAGTGTTGGCAGCATATCCTGTTGCTTTAACACACACGTTTACATTAAAAAACGGCCAAAAAGCCCGTATCCGGCCGCTATTGCCCGAAGATGCCGAAGCCAAGCAGGATTTTGTGCGCCATTTGTCGAAAGAGGATCGCTATACCCGCTATATGACGCACCTTAACGAACTCAGTCCGACCATGCTCGCCCAAGCCTGCAATCTCGATTATGCTTCCGAAGCGGCCATTGTTGCTGAAGCCGTTGAAGATGGCACTTGGTTGGGTGTTGCCCGATTCGGCAGCACGGAAGATAGGGAACGGTGCGAGTTTGGCATCAGTGTGGCGGAAGCGGCGCAGGGGCAGGGTTTGGCTGTTTATCTGATGAAACAGATTGTCGGATTGGCCAAACAGCAGGGCTATTCGGTCATGAGTGCGGAAATCTTGAAGCAGAACGTAGCCATGCAGAAATTGGCGGAAAAACTCGGTTTTGCCCTAACGCCGTCGCCGCACGATAAAGATTTACTCGAAGCTGTTTTTAGTTTGATTGAAGACGAAGAAAAGCCGGTAAACAACATAAAGCAAAATTTAAAACAACAAATACTTGCGCTCAAATTGTAA
- the trmD gene encoding tRNA (guanosine(37)-N1)-methyltransferase TrmD has product MLIQAITLFPEMFDSITGYGVTGRALKQGLWQFQAINPRRFADNKLGYIDDRPFGGGPGMIMMAPPLQAAIEEAKKNGSGSSRVVYLSPQGAPLTHAKAEELAKLDNLILLCGRYEGIDERLLLSSVDEEISIGDFVVSGGELPAMMLTDAVLRLIPGVLGDNRSAEQDSFSDGLLDCPHYTKPVEFQGMTVPEVLRSGNHGLIATWRLKESLRRTLQRRPDLLEKRILIPKESRLLAEIKQEQQDSQS; this is encoded by the coding sequence ATGTTGATTCAAGCCATTACCCTGTTTCCGGAAATGTTTGACAGCATAACCGGATACGGTGTGACCGGAAGGGCATTAAAGCAGGGGCTTTGGCAGTTTCAAGCCATTAATCCGCGCCGCTTTGCCGATAACAAACTCGGCTATATCGACGACAGGCCTTTTGGTGGCGGGCCGGGTATGATTATGATGGCACCGCCTTTGCAGGCCGCCATCGAAGAAGCAAAAAAAAACGGTTCCGGCAGCAGCCGGGTGGTGTACCTCAGCCCTCAGGGCGCACCACTCACGCATGCCAAAGCAGAAGAATTGGCAAAATTGGATAATCTGATTTTGCTTTGCGGTCGTTATGAAGGTATAGACGAGCGGCTTTTGCTCAGTAGTGTTGATGAAGAAATCAGTATCGGCGATTTTGTGGTATCGGGGGGCGAACTGCCTGCCATGATGCTGACAGATGCCGTATTAAGATTGATACCTGGTGTGTTGGGTGATAACCGGTCGGCCGAGCAGGATTCGTTTTCAGACGGCCTGTTAGACTGTCCGCACTACACCAAACCGGTAGAGTTTCAGGGCATGACGGTTCCCGAAGTATTACGTTCGGGTAATCACGGCCTGATTGCAACGTGGCGGTTGAAAGAATCGCTGCGGCGCACATTACAGCGCAGACCGGATTTACTGGAAAAGCGCATTTTAATCCCAAAGGAGTCCCGCCTCTTGGCAGAAATCAAACAAGAGCAACAGGACAGCCAATCATAA
- a CDS encoding VacJ, with the protein MYEVNRSVFLLIPLEPFWNWLQSLPETPLDITLEDLQADANSYLIRPCETADEVWDEIETRFEQIFAAELADWCEDESQWPDLDADIFQEWFDVQLSTVLTDLEQEPLGREIFQPITLN; encoded by the coding sequence ATGTATGAAGTGAACCGTAGTGTGTTTTTACTGATCCCATTGGAGCCTTTTTGGAATTGGTTGCAATCCCTGCCTGAAACCCCGCTGGATATTACCCTCGAAGATTTACAGGCCGATGCCAATTCTTATCTGATACGCCCGTGTGAAACGGCTGATGAAGTGTGGGACGAAATCGAAACCCGCTTCGAACAGATTTTTGCAGCCGAATTGGCCGATTGGTGTGAAGACGAAAGTCAGTGGCCCGACTTGGATGCCGACATTTTTCAAGAATGGTTTGATGTGCAGCTTTCCACCGTCTTGACCGATTTGGAGCAAGAGCCGCTCGGCCGTGAGATTTTCCAACCGATTACTTTAAACTAA
- a CDS encoding M16 family metallopeptidase gives MKADFMYAKLLLSLMFLPLSVHAAVNIQRWHTPEGTQVLLVERHENPIVDVQISFKGAGSAFNPEGKNEVAEFTAALLTGGTRELNEEAFQDKINDLAAEVHSSSGEEGAGITFRSLSEKANLQPAINLVNQALTQPSFDSAVFERIRKQSITGLQQQETDSNFIAGRELTRLNYSGHPYGRIAETSVDSIRRVHLDDIHAFYLSRYAKNNAIVSVVGDINRQETDALVKQVLEGLPEASVVKGNIPAVPFRPAEQKNIDFAGEQAQIMMGMPLIKRHDPDYYALVVGNYILGGGGFDSRLMKVLRDQYGYTYGAHSSLSPATEAGPLTIGLATQKNNTAPALEAARKVLADFIANGPTQEELQQAKANIIGSFPLRFDTNAKLLGYLNLIGFYDLPNNYLEAYPKAVQAVTVDDIKSAWQRRVKMNGIHTVVVGAGKEVLPAKKVQ, from the coding sequence ATGAAAGCTGATTTTATGTACGCCAAACTACTTCTTTCCCTCATGTTTTTACCGCTTTCCGTTCATGCGGCCGTTAATATCCAGCGTTGGCATACGCCGGAAGGTACGCAGGTTTTATTGGTTGAGCGGCATGAGAATCCGATTGTGGATGTGCAAATCAGTTTTAAAGGCGCGGGTAGTGCGTTTAATCCAGAAGGGAAAAATGAAGTTGCCGAGTTTACCGCGGCTTTATTAACCGGCGGTACCCGTGAGCTGAATGAAGAAGCCTTTCAAGATAAGATTAACGATTTGGCAGCCGAAGTCCATAGCTCAAGTGGTGAAGAAGGTGCGGGTATCACTTTCCGCAGTTTGAGCGAAAAAGCCAATCTTCAACCAGCCATTAATTTGGTAAATCAAGCTTTAACGCAGCCTAGTTTTGATAGTGCTGTTTTTGAGCGTATCCGCAAACAAAGTATAACCGGGTTGCAACAGCAGGAAACCGATTCCAATTTTATTGCAGGGCGTGAGTTAACCCGATTGAATTATAGCGGCCATCCTTATGGTCGGATTGCCGAAACCAGTGTAGACAGTATTCGTCGTGTTCATTTAGACGATATCCATGCATTTTATCTCAGCCGCTATGCTAAAAATAATGCCATTGTGTCGGTTGTCGGGGATATTAACCGTCAAGAAACGGATGCATTAGTGAAACAGGTATTAGAGGGATTGCCTGAAGCGAGTGTGGTTAAAGGTAATATTCCCGCAGTGCCTTTCCGCCCGGCAGAGCAGAAGAATATTGATTTTGCAGGTGAGCAGGCGCAAATTATGATGGGTATGCCGCTCATCAAACGCCATGATCCCGATTATTATGCTTTGGTGGTTGGCAACTATATTCTTGGCGGCGGTGGATTCGACAGTCGTTTGATGAAAGTATTACGTGATCAATACGGCTATACCTACGGTGCACACAGCAGTCTTTCCCCAGCTACCGAAGCCGGTCCGCTAACCATTGGTTTGGCAACTCAAAAAAATAATACTGCCCCGGCATTGGAAGCCGCGCGTAAAGTATTGGCTGATTTTATTGCCAACGGCCCGACTCAAGAAGAGTTACAACAAGCCAAAGCCAATATTATCGGCAGCTTTCCATTAAGGTTTGATACCAATGCCAAGCTTTTGGGCTATCTCAACCTTATCGGTTTCTATGATTTACCGAATAATTATCTTGAAGCTTATCCGAAAGCCGTTCAGGCGGTAACGGTAGATGATATCAAATCCGCATGGCAGCGCCGTGTGAAAATGAATGGTATTCATACCGTTGTTGTGGGGGCGGGCAAGGAAGTATTGCCTGCTAAAAAAGTGCAATAA
- a CDS encoding acyl-CoA thioesterase: MTEIRVRSYHLDGYGHVNNARYLEFLEEARWAFFEQHDLLNHLTGLMMVVSRIDIRYKRAAQENQILRINTHIRSVERREVVLTQTISRSDTGKTVAEADITLVPVSSGSGRSTDLPPELYHFLTQYRSL, from the coding sequence ATGACGGAAATCCGCGTAAGAAGCTATCATCTCGATGGTTACGGCCATGTGAACAACGCCCGCTATCTTGAGTTCCTTGAAGAAGCGCGTTGGGCTTTTTTCGAGCAGCATGATCTGTTGAATCATCTGACAGGTTTGATGATGGTGGTTTCACGTATTGATATCCGTTATAAACGGGCGGCACAAGAAAACCAGATATTGCGTATTAATACGCATATCCGCTCGGTTGAACGCCGCGAAGTAGTGTTAACACAAACCATCAGCCGCAGCGATACCGGAAAAACCGTCGCCGAAGCCGACATTACACTGGTGCCTGTAAGCAGCGGAAGCGGCAGATCAACCGATTTACCGCCCGAACTTTATCATTTCCTTACTCAATATAGATCATTATGA
- the rimM gene encoding ribosome maturation factor RimM (Essential for efficient processing of 16S rRNA), with protein MTDNRQNVAMGYIKGVFGVKGWLKVAANTEYSDSLLDYPEWQLSKDGQRLSVTVETGKVVNGELQVKLVGIDDREAAFALRGYTIEINREDFAPTEEGEYYWADLVGMTVVNTEGIVLGKVDNLMETGAHDVLMISGEYGRKLIPFVSQYIGKVDTENKTITADWGLDY; from the coding sequence ATGACCGATAACCGGCAAAACGTAGCCATGGGCTACATTAAAGGCGTATTCGGCGTTAAAGGTTGGCTGAAAGTAGCTGCCAATACCGAATACAGCGACAGCCTGCTGGATTATCCGGAATGGCAGCTGAGTAAAGACGGCCAACGCTTGTCGGTTACGGTTGAAACCGGCAAAGTCGTCAATGGTGAATTGCAGGTAAAGCTAGTAGGAATAGACGACCGCGAAGCAGCATTTGCATTGCGCGGCTATACCATCGAAATCAACCGCGAAGATTTTGCCCCGACCGAAGAAGGTGAATATTATTGGGCAGATTTAGTGGGAATGACGGTGGTGAATACCGAAGGCATCGTGTTGGGTAAGGTGGATAACCTAATGGAAACCGGCGCACATGATGTCTTAATGATAAGCGGCGAATATGGTCGGAAACTGATTCCGTTCGTATCGCAGTATATCGGCAAAGTAGATACCGAAAATAAAACCATCACTGCCGACTGGGGCTTGGATTACTGA
- the rlmH gene encoding 23S rRNA (pseudouridine(1915)-N(3))-methyltransferase RlmH yields the protein MNITVLAVGTKMPRWVDEAVGEYAKRFGRDIHYTLKEIKPEKRGAGVNAAQGMAAEEKRILEAIPQGAFLVVLDERGKAPTSVELADYLKNWQQNGEHVCFVIGGADGMTDHLKQQARLSIRLSSLTLPHGMVRVLLTEQLYRAVSILHNHPYHRE from the coding sequence ATGAATATAACCGTTTTAGCCGTCGGCACCAAAATGCCGCGTTGGGTCGATGAAGCCGTTGGCGAATACGCCAAGCGTTTTGGCCGTGATATCCACTACACCTTAAAAGAAATCAAACCTGAAAAGCGTGGTGCGGGCGTGAATGCCGCCCAAGGTATGGCGGCGGAAGAAAAGCGTATTCTCGAAGCCATACCGCAGGGCGCGTTTTTAGTGGTGCTGGATGAGCGGGGCAAAGCACCGACATCGGTCGAATTGGCCGACTATCTGAAAAACTGGCAGCAAAACGGCGAACATGTTTGTTTTGTGATTGGCGGCGCCGACGGCATGACCGATCACCTCAAACAACAGGCACGTTTGAGCATACGTTTATCCAGTTTAACGCTACCACACGGCATGGTGCGCGTATTGCTTACCGAACAGCTTTACCGTGCCGTTTCTATCTTGCACAACCATCCTTATCATCGTGAATGA
- a CDS encoding SlyX family protein, translating to MDDLEARVTELEIQTALQEDLLATLNDTIVKMQQTLDLQQAQLRLLYQRMQEKSPGDADEPYSLMDEIPPHY from the coding sequence ATGGACGACTTAGAAGCCCGCGTTACCGAATTGGAAATTCAGACGGCCTTGCAGGAAGATTTGCTGGCCACGTTGAACGATACCATTGTGAAGATGCAGCAAACATTGGATTTACAACAAGCCCAATTGAGGTTGCTGTATCAACGCATGCAGGAAAAAAGCCCGGGTGATGCAGACGAACCTTATAGTTTGATGGACGAAATACCGCCGCATTATTAA
- the rpsP gene encoding 30S ribosomal protein S16, whose amino-acid sequence MVVIRLARSGSKHRPFFNIVVADSRNRRDGRFIERVGFYNPVANEKQERVRLNADRLNHWVGQGAQVSEAVAKLVKAQKAAA is encoded by the coding sequence ATGGTAGTTATCCGTTTAGCCCGCAGCGGCTCAAAACACCGTCCGTTTTTCAATATCGTGGTTGCCGATTCACGCAACCGCCGCGACGGCCGTTTTATTGAGCGCGTAGGTTTCTATAACCCCGTTGCTAACGAAAAACAAGAACGTGTACGCTTGAATGCAGACCGCCTGAACCACTGGGTAGGCCAAGGCGCGCAAGTAAGCGAAGCCGTTGCCAAATTGGTTAAAGCACAAAAAGCCGCTGCTTAA
- a CDS encoding uracil-DNA glycosylase family protein, translating into MLSSRYLHLHEALGLGPMWLKQGAKVLPADHSAEVRPDSGGKVATVAAEPHMAATAKAPARLAAIAAVHQKETVSDGLNKQHAEQTPQPIAEQPRPSEKMAVKATDRVAETAPAAPVFDTTDIVSAEVMVVSICPAPEDRTAGVLFSGSVGVLLDNMLAAVGLKPDDVHKTTWIKETTVFMPQPTPEQAAAALPQISAELAASQAGAVLFLGQVFEQSDYAETIAQLCGNTPYFVVPHPARLLRQPQLKRQAWQALKKLQHVLKAR; encoded by the coding sequence ATGTTAAGCAGCCGTTATCTGCATTTGCACGAAGCCTTAGGGCTGGGGCCGATGTGGTTGAAGCAGGGCGCGAAAGTGCTGCCTGCCGACCATAGCGCCGAAGTGCGGCCGGATAGCGGCGGCAAGGTGGCAACGGTAGCGGCCGAACCGCATATGGCCGCTACGGCCAAAGCGCCTGCACGCCTGGCTGCCATTGCTGCCGTCCATCAAAAGGAAACGGTTTCAGACGGCCTGAATAAACAACATGCGGAACAAACACCGCAACCGATAGCAGAACAGCCAAGGCCGTCTGAAAAAATGGCAGTGAAAGCAACGGATAGGGTGGCGGAAACTGCTCCTGCCGCCCCTGTTTTCGATACGACAGATATTGTGTCGGCCGAGGTGATGGTAGTCAGCATTTGCCCGGCACCCGAAGACCGTACCGCCGGCGTATTGTTTAGCGGTAGTGTCGGCGTGTTGCTGGATAATATGTTGGCGGCGGTCGGTTTGAAGCCCGATGATGTGCATAAAACCACATGGATAAAGGAAACCACGGTTTTTATGCCGCAGCCGACACCGGAACAAGCCGCTGCCGCATTGCCGCAGATATCGGCCGAACTGGCCGCATCTCAAGCTGGCGCGGTGTTGTTTCTGGGACAGGTATTCGAACAGTCTGATTATGCGGAAACAATTGCGCAGTTATGCGGTAATACACCTTATTTTGTCGTACCGCATCCGGCGCGGTTGTTGAGGCAGCCGCAATTGAAACGGCAGGCATGGCAGGCGTTGAAAAAATTGCAGCATGTTTTAAAGGCACGGTAG
- the rplS gene encoding 50S ribosomal protein L19 — MNLIQQLEQEEIARLNKEVPAFAPGDTVVVSVRVTEGNRTRLQAYEGVVIARRNRGLNSNFIVRKISSGEGVERTFQLYSPNVVKIEVKRRGDVRRAKLYYLRGLTGKAARIKEKLPARKG; from the coding sequence ATGAATTTGATCCAACAATTAGAGCAAGAAGAAATTGCTCGCTTAAACAAAGAAGTTCCTGCTTTTGCACCGGGCGATACCGTTGTCGTATCCGTGCGTGTAACAGAGGGTAACCGTACCCGTTTGCAAGCCTATGAAGGTGTGGTGATTGCCCGCCGTAATCGTGGTTTGAACAGCAACTTTATCGTACGCAAAATTTCAAGCGGTGAAGGTGTGGAACGTACTTTCCAACTGTATTCACCCAATGTTGTGAAAATCGAAGTGAAACGCCGTGGTGACGTGCGCCGTGCCAAACTGTACTACTTGCGCGGCCTGACCGGTAAAGCTGCCCGTATTAAAGAAAAATTGCCGGCACGCAAAGGTTAA
- a CDS encoding Na+/H+ antiporter family protein produces the protein MNAVVIAVAVMLILSLARVHVVLSLLLGALAGGLAGGLGLPKTMEVFQTGLANGAQIALSYAMLGAFAVAIAHSGLPQMLANAVIRRLDNNHVRDSVPGSVNTIKWGLLLALLAMSVMSQNLIPIHIAFIPLIIPPLLLVFNRIQIDRRLLACVMTFGLVTTYMWLPVGFGEIFLKQILVANIDNAGLDVGNINVVQAMTIPALGMITGLLIAIFISYRKPRIYQNTTADVEANHQASSQPKMSLYRSMVALLAIVISFVVQLWADSLLLGAMIGFAVFMAAGVVRWGEADSVFNSGVKMMAMIGFIMIAAQGFAEVMKATGQIEPLVQASADMFAGNKGMAAVVMLVVGLLVTMGIGSSFSTLPIIASIYVPLCISMGFSPMATLAIIGTAGALGDAGSPASDSTLGPTSGLNMDGQHDHIRDTVIPTFLHYNLPLMISGWVAAMVL, from the coding sequence ATGAATGCCGTTGTGATTGCCGTTGCCGTGATGCTGATTTTGTCGCTGGCGCGGGTGCATGTGGTGCTGAGTCTTTTGCTGGGTGCGTTAGCCGGCGGATTGGCAGGTGGATTGGGCTTGCCCAAAACCATGGAAGTGTTTCAAACAGGCTTGGCAAACGGGGCGCAGATTGCGCTTTCTTATGCAATGTTGGGCGCATTTGCGGTGGCCATTGCCCATTCCGGTCTGCCGCAAATGTTGGCCAATGCGGTTATCCGCCGTTTAGATAATAACCATGTGCGCGATAGTGTGCCCGGCAGTGTGAATACCATCAAATGGGGTTTACTGCTGGCACTGCTTGCAATGAGCGTGATGAGCCAAAACCTGATTCCCATTCATATTGCCTTTATTCCGTTGATTATTCCGCCGCTGTTGCTAGTATTTAACCGCATCCAAATCGACCGCCGTCTGTTGGCCTGTGTGATGACTTTCGGTTTGGTGACTACTTATATGTGGTTGCCCGTAGGGTTTGGTGAAATCTTTTTGAAACAAATCTTAGTCGCCAATATTGATAATGCAGGTTTGGATGTCGGTAATATTAATGTTGTTCAAGCGATGACGATTCCTGCTCTAGGCATGATTACCGGTTTGTTGATTGCTATTTTTATCAGCTATCGCAAGCCGCGTATCTATCAAAACACAACTGCCGATGTCGAAGCCAATCATCAGGCTTCAAGCCAACCGAAAATGTCGCTTTATCGCAGCATGGTGGCATTGTTGGCGATTGTGATTTCTTTTGTTGTGCAACTTTGGGCGGATTCTTTATTGCTGGGTGCCATGATCGGCTTTGCCGTCTTTATGGCGGCAGGAGTAGTGCGTTGGGGAGAGGCCGATTCCGTATTCAATAGCGGCGTTAAAATGATGGCGATGATCGGCTTTATTATGATTGCCGCGCAGGGCTTTGCCGAAGTGATGAAAGCCACCGGACAGATCGAACCGTTGGTTCAAGCTTCTGCAGATATGTTTGCCGGCAATAAAGGTATGGCGGCTGTGGTGATGCTGGTGGTCGGATTGCTGGTAACTATGGGTATCGGCAGCTCGTTTTCCACTTTACCGATTATTGCGTCGATTTATGTGCCTTTGTGTATCAGCATGGGTTTTTCACCGATGGCGACTTTGGCCATTATCGGTACTGCCGGTGCATTGGGTGATGCTGGTTCCCCCGCTTCCGATTCTACGCTTGGCCCGACTTCCGGTTTGAATATGGACGGCCAGCACGACCACATACGCGACACGGTGATTCCCACATTCCTGCATTACAATCTGCCGTTGATGATATCCGGCTGGGTTGCCGCGATGGTGCTGTAA
- the rimI gene encoding ribosomal protein S18-alanine N-acetyltransferase, which translates to MIIRLAEERDIAALAALDALCNPSPWSAVQFQTALNSRVDTVKVLADEHSLIGFAVWQTVCDESELHLIAVHPNRRRSGAASQLMQDWFQTASEQQVTRLFLEVRATNEAAKVLYGKFGFTECGRRKNYYALPDGGREDAVLMEKSC; encoded by the coding sequence GTGATTATCAGGCTGGCGGAAGAACGGGATATAGCCGCATTGGCAGCGTTGGATGCATTATGCAATCCTTCGCCGTGGTCGGCCGTACAGTTTCAGACGGCCTTGAACAGTCGTGTCGATACGGTTAAGGTATTGGCAGACGAGCATAGCCTTATCGGTTTTGCGGTATGGCAAACCGTATGCGATGAATCGGAACTGCATTTGATTGCGGTTCATCCTAACCGCCGCCGTAGCGGTGCCGCTTCGCAATTGATGCAGGATTGGTTTCAGACGGCCTCGGAGCAACAGGTAACACGGTTGTTTTTAGAAGTTCGTGCCACTAACGAAGCGGCAAAAGTGCTTTATGGCAAATTCGGGTTTACCGAGTGCGGCCGTCGCAAAAATTATTATGCATTGCCCGATGGTGGTCGGGAAGATGCGGTTTTGATGGAGAAATCATGTTAA
- a CDS encoding TlpA disulfide reductase family protein, with protein sequence MKKLLTIAAALVVAVLLGLVLWPKNEPVQAFSLPDLNGQVVNNDNLQGKVTLINFWYPSCPGCVSEMPKIIKTAHDYEGKDFQVIAISLPYDPIESVRNYAADRKLPFTVMYDADGKTGKDFGVQVAPTSFFINKKGELLKTFVGEPDFGELYKAIDQELAK encoded by the coding sequence ATGAAAAAATTGCTGACTATTGCCGCCGCCCTTGTTGTCGCCGTTTTACTCGGTTTGGTGCTTTGGCCAAAAAACGAACCGGTTCAAGCCTTTTCATTGCCTGATTTAAACGGCCAAGTTGTGAACAATGATAATTTGCAGGGCAAAGTTACCTTAATTAACTTCTGGTATCCGTCCTGCCCCGGCTGTGTGAGCGAGATGCCCAAGATTATTAAAACCGCCCACGATTACGAGGGCAAAGATTTTCAAGTGATTGCCATTTCCCTGCCATACGACCCGATTGAAAGCGTGCGCAATTATGCTGCCGACCGCAAACTGCCGTTTACCGTCATGTATGACGCCGACGGCAAAACAGGCAAAGATTTCGGCGTACAAGTCGCTCCGACTTCTTTCTTTATCAATAAAAAAGGTGAATTATTAAAAACCTTTGTCGGTGAACCGGATTTTGGCGAACTCTATAAAGCCATTGATCAGGAA